In Bacteriovorax sp. Seq25_V, the following are encoded in one genomic region:
- a CDS encoding diacylglycerol/polyprenol kinase family protein, with amino-acid sequence MENIEKSRKDLHIPRRLFHISMGMGCGLIYKYFLTYQQAIHILGIATCILYILEQVRLNYPEFKSIFTEASKYLLRAEEQLKESASIPFLMGLLLTVLTFPKEISLVAIFTLAISDPFSAIIGIQFGKRKIKEHRTVEGSSAFLISALIIHLIVLSPVFSGFKLVFVSLISSSIVTLFDLLELKIDDNLTIPLVTAGSLWIMMALL; translated from the coding sequence ATGGAAAATATCGAAAAAAGTAGAAAAGATCTTCATATACCTCGCCGTTTATTCCATATTTCAATGGGAATGGGCTGTGGATTAATTTACAAATATTTCTTAACGTATCAACAAGCGATACATATCCTTGGGATAGCCACATGTATTCTCTATATTCTTGAACAAGTAAGACTTAATTATCCAGAGTTTAAAAGTATATTTACCGAGGCCTCAAAGTATCTTTTACGTGCGGAAGAGCAACTAAAAGAATCAGCTTCAATTCCATTTCTCATGGGACTACTTTTAACGGTATTGACTTTCCCAAAAGAAATCTCTCTTGTTGCAATTTTCACGCTCGCTATTAGCGATCCCTTTTCTGCAATTATTGGAATTCAATTTGGAAAAAGAAAAATCAAAGAACATCGTACAGTTGAAGGCTCGAGTGCTTTTTTGATCTCTGCACTTATCATTCACCTAATTGTTCTCTCTCCAGTATTTAGTGGATTTAAGTTGGTCTTTGTTTCACTAATTAGTTCATCTATTGTGACACTCTTCGATCTTCTTGAACTTAAGATAGATGACAATCTAACGATTCCACTTGTGACAGCTGGTTCACTTTGGATTATGATGGCTCTTCTCTGA